The proteins below are encoded in one region of Myxococcales bacterium:
- the maiA gene encoding maleylacetoacetate isomerase: protein MITLYSYWRSSCSWRVRIALHVKGIKHTIVPVHLMNEGGEQYTNEHHNRNPLQQVPVLEVTEQSNTICLAQSLAILEYLEERFTSPALLPQSPAARAKARQIAEMINAGTQPLQNLSVLKHLSEQGIDASNWAHHWINRGLVAVEKEAAKTAGNYCIGDTLSIADLCLVPQLYNARRYDVKVDAYPTLLKIEEHCTTLEAFKNAHPDKQVDAPTD from the coding sequence ATGATAACTCTGTACAGCTACTGGCGAAGTTCCTGCAGCTGGCGAGTTCGGATCGCTCTTCACGTTAAAGGCATAAAGCATACCATTGTCCCGGTACACCTTATGAACGAGGGCGGAGAGCAATACACCAACGAGCATCACAACAGAAACCCACTGCAACAAGTTCCAGTCCTCGAAGTCACCGAACAAAGCAATACTATTTGCCTAGCCCAATCTTTAGCTATTTTGGAATATCTAGAAGAGCGTTTTACTTCACCAGCTCTCTTGCCCCAGTCCCCTGCCGCGCGAGCCAAAGCACGACAGATTGCGGAAATGATCAACGCTGGCACCCAACCCTTGCAAAACTTATCGGTTCTCAAACACCTGAGCGAGCAGGGAATCGATGCATCAAACTGGGCTCACCATTGGATTAACCGGGGCCTTGTAGCCGTTGAAAAAGAAGCAGCCAAGACCGCGGGAAACTATTGCATAGGCGATACGCTAAGCATTGCTGACCTTTGCCTCGTGCCACAGCTCTACAATGCACGGCGTTATGACGTTAAGGTCGATGCCTATCCTACCTTGCTAAAGATTGAAGAGCATTGCACTACTCTAGAAGCTTTTAAGAACGCGCATCCAGATAAGCAAGTTGACGCGCCAACAGATTAA
- a CDS encoding fumarylacetoacetate hydrolase family protein has protein sequence MKFATIRDGSRDGQLVLVRRDGSAYVELSAMAKTLQALLDDWDVLIEDVSAFYAKLNANELASTPITDTTPFYSPLPRAYEWVDGSAYINHIVLVRKARGAEAPATLKTDPLVYQGGSSAFLGPHDPIPLLNAEWGLDLEAEICVVLGDTPHGTTTKQASKFVRLLMLCNDVTLRNLIPEELKKGFGFFNSKPATAFSPFAVTPDELGVYWKDGRVHLPLKSFLNGELLGEPDAGPEMHFSFYDLIAHISKTRSFCAGTILGSGTVSNENPSKGVSCLAERRMREILEHDAAKTPFLKAYDVVEIEMHDPEGHSIFGKIKQKVIGQ, from the coding sequence ATGAAATTTGCGACCATAAGAGACGGCAGTCGAGACGGACAACTTGTTTTGGTACGCCGCGACGGTAGTGCTTACGTCGAACTCTCGGCGATGGCTAAGACTTTGCAGGCACTGCTTGATGATTGGGATGTGTTGATTGAAGATGTCTCTGCGTTTTACGCAAAACTCAACGCGAATGAATTGGCATCCACTCCGATCACAGACACTACTCCTTTTTACTCACCGCTCCCTAGGGCTTACGAGTGGGTCGACGGCTCAGCATATATCAATCACATTGTTCTCGTACGAAAAGCACGTGGCGCAGAAGCTCCAGCCACGCTAAAGACCGATCCTTTGGTCTATCAAGGAGGCTCGAGTGCTTTTTTGGGACCACACGACCCCATCCCCTTGCTGAACGCCGAATGGGGCCTCGATCTCGAAGCTGAAATCTGCGTGGTGCTGGGCGATACGCCCCACGGGACTACCACCAAGCAAGCCAGTAAGTTCGTGCGCCTTCTTATGCTTTGTAACGACGTAACGCTTCGTAATCTCATCCCCGAAGAACTAAAAAAGGGTTTTGGTTTTTTCAACTCGAAACCAGCGACTGCTTTTTCTCCTTTTGCCGTAACACCTGATGAGCTTGGCGTTTATTGGAAAGATGGACGCGTTCATCTACCGCTAAAATCTTTTTTAAACGGAGAGCTGTTGGGAGAGCCCGATGCAGGGCCCGAAATGCATTTTTCCTTTTATGATTTGATTGCACACATTAGCAAAACCCGCAGTTTTTGCGCTGGAACCATCCTTGGAAGTGGAACAGTCTCAAACGAGAATCCATCAAAAGGAGTCTCCTGTTTAGCAGAACGACGCATGCGCGAGATTTTGGAGCATGACGCAGCGAAAACGCCTTTTCTAAAGGCATACGATGTCGTTGAGATTGAAATGCACGATCCAGAAGGCCATTCTATCTTTGGCAAGATTAAACAAAAGGTCATCGGCCAATGA